A part of Terriglobus roseus genomic DNA contains:
- a CDS encoding CRTAC1 family protein, which produces MLLPRRRFLGSSAFLLGSALTEALATPLWKWTDPSLLQIAKSGATTTKPSSTTGTAPVQFVDVAAKAGLTSPGVWGGVDHKRSIIEAKGSGIAFFDYDHDGWLDIYLTNGDRLDTQWPKGKAPTSHLYKNNRDGTFTDVTEGSGLAIRGWQTGVCVGDYNNDGWDDLFCCFWGHNILFHNNGNGTFTDVTRKAGLYRDEVRWGAGCTFLDYDRDGFLDLFVCNYLKLDPQHMNTSDDSHFCQWKGVPVMCGPRGLPPDTNLLFHNNGNGTFTDVSDQSGILKPGPRYSITAVSYDFDNDGWPDIYVAVDSQPSILFKNNHDGTFTDVAVEAGCAYSDGGHEQAGMGVAVGDYDCDGWFDIFKTNFADDSSNLYHCNGDGTYTDVSFTAGVGGNNQYVAWGCGFLDYDNNGWLDVMQINGHVYPEIDNYHFSQSYKNPRIVYRNLGNGSFQDVSSHMGPGIAEKFSSRGAAFGDYDNDGGIDALILNMNDPPSLIQNVSRHRGNWIKIKLVGTKCNRTAIGARVKVTTGKHTQMDEVHSGTSVMSQSDLRLHFGLGTATVADVVEVKWPTTQLVERFTRVAANRILTIREGHGIVQRTMPGNT; this is translated from the coding sequence ATGCTTTTACCAAGGCGGAGATTTCTTGGCTCATCCGCGTTTCTGCTCGGCAGCGCGTTAACTGAAGCACTGGCAACGCCCCTGTGGAAGTGGACCGACCCGTCTCTTTTGCAGATAGCGAAGTCGGGGGCAACGACTACGAAGCCGTCGTCCACTACAGGCACGGCTCCAGTGCAGTTCGTCGACGTCGCAGCGAAAGCCGGCCTTACATCTCCTGGAGTCTGGGGCGGCGTTGATCACAAGCGCTCGATCATTGAGGCGAAGGGCAGCGGGATTGCTTTTTTTGATTACGATCACGACGGCTGGCTCGACATTTACCTGACGAACGGTGACCGCCTCGACACGCAGTGGCCGAAGGGTAAAGCGCCCACGTCACACCTGTACAAGAACAACCGCGACGGCACCTTCACCGATGTAACTGAGGGTTCGGGGCTAGCTATCAGAGGATGGCAGACAGGCGTATGTGTTGGCGACTACAACAACGATGGCTGGGACGATCTGTTCTGCTGTTTCTGGGGTCACAACATCCTCTTCCACAACAATGGAAATGGCACCTTCACCGATGTCACGCGAAAGGCGGGACTTTACCGGGACGAGGTTCGCTGGGGAGCTGGCTGCACCTTCCTGGATTATGACCGGGACGGCTTCCTTGACCTATTCGTCTGTAACTATCTGAAGCTTGATCCGCAGCACATGAACACGTCCGACGATAGTCACTTCTGTCAGTGGAAGGGTGTGCCAGTCATGTGCGGCCCACGTGGTCTGCCGCCCGACACAAATCTCCTGTTCCACAACAATGGCAACGGAACTTTTACCGATGTCTCCGATCAGTCAGGCATCTTGAAGCCGGGGCCACGTTATTCCATTACCGCTGTCTCCTACGACTTCGACAACGACGGCTGGCCCGATATCTATGTAGCTGTTGATTCACAACCCAGCATCCTGTTTAAGAACAACCATGACGGTACATTCACCGATGTAGCTGTCGAGGCGGGCTGCGCGTACAGTGACGGCGGTCACGAGCAGGCAGGCATGGGCGTTGCCGTAGGGGACTATGACTGCGATGGTTGGTTCGATATCTTCAAAACGAACTTCGCGGATGATAGCTCAAACCTGTATCACTGCAACGGTGATGGAACTTACACAGATGTAAGCTTCACCGCTGGCGTTGGTGGCAACAACCAGTATGTCGCCTGGGGTTGCGGCTTCCTTGACTACGATAACAACGGCTGGCTCGATGTTATGCAGATCAACGGGCATGTCTATCCCGAAATTGATAACTACCACTTTTCGCAGAGTTACAAAAATCCTCGCATCGTATACCGCAATCTTGGCAATGGAAGTTTTCAGGATGTTTCATCCCACATGGGACCTGGGATCGCGGAGAAATTTTCAAGTCGCGGCGCGGCCTTCGGAGACTACGACAATGATGGAGGCATAGACGCGCTCATCCTCAACATGAACGACCCTCCATCGCTAATACAGAATGTCAGCCGTCATCGTGGAAACTGGATCAAGATCAAGCTGGTTGGCACAAAGTGCAACCGAACGGCCATCGGTGCGCGGGTAAAAGTAACAACGGGAAAACATACCCAAATGGACGAAGTCCACAGCGGCACCAGTGTTATGTCACAAAGCGACCTGCGCCTCCACTTCGGTCTGGGTACGGCCACTGTTGCTGACGTGGTGGAGGTAAAGTGGCCCACGACGCAACTGGTAGAGCGCTTTACCCGGGTAGCTGCAAATCGGATTCTCACCATCCGGGAAGGACATGGAATTGTGCAGCGAACGATGCCGGGAAACACATAA
- a CDS encoding FG-GAP-like repeat-containing protein: MALPPTGFQHLSRRSLLKGLGLTPLLLRSSPLIGEWNSVLSPAPAALSLSLADLRYEPSYPARSPLEDVLRRLRPGSDEFVTEGYAHEIGLILDSWTVCLKERDFAKLRNSFHGSLEAASFVPTHEVALRQEASIHSSTREFNSALTQPSERLVQELERWLPSGLHIRVAELEITAIDVLSGKPLNVRTTVRYSIVATSLKDEREQRVGLWQMDWSHTSSETDAEAWKLRRWQSTAEKRTALQGPAFVDITQRSLGEVPSYREQLLRGADEWRTQLDGASGIDVYGNNGVAVGDYDGDGFDDLYVCQPAGLPNRLYRNRGDGTFEDVTEKAGVAVLDNTACAVFADFRNIGRQDLLVVCGTGPLLFLNRGDGTFERKHDAFRFAHPPEGTFTHAAVADYDGDGRLDIYFCVYSYYLGLDQYHYPMPYFDARNGPPNFLFHNEGDAAFVDRTDASGLRAENDRYSFACAWGASGTTGSPDLYVVNDFGRNNLYRNQGDGTFKAVSTKAHVEDVGAGMSAAWADVNNDGHADLYVANMWSAAGQRVSQQKLFHEKSPESIRALYRTHARGNALYRNQGDGTFQNVSASADVEVGRWAWCSDFLDFDHDGFQDIYVTNGYITAPVQDAIAATEAKRNVKSQDSNDIDLGSFFWRQVVGKSSDDATPSLAYEHGWNALNELIRTDNSWSGNERNVLLLNNRDGTFSEVSGPAGLDFLEDSRSFALADIDHDGRLEIILKNRSAPQIRILRNTLKNIGGSIAFRLRGTKSNRDAIGTAITLTVGDLKQTRYVQAGSGFLAQHSKNLFFGIGNAQTSIDATVHWPSGLVQQFKDLPANHQVELIEGTTTFTAKPFGNSPAIHEPAASAHDPHISPAEPVYTWLLDPLKAPGFSLPDLAGSMRTLSSTGGSVALLHFWSVDSPACSDQLLRLQRDRQGMQAAGVELLAVNVDRAESVQKAREYAARQKLNFPVLFATEDIAGIYNIIFRYLYDRRRNLPLPGSFLLDRQGMIVKVYQGIVSAQQVVADARSLPATQQQRFAKALPFPGTLHEAQFVRNDFTYGVAMFQHGYLEQAAESFQQVVAARPNDAEGYYNLGTLSLRRNRFDEAKQYLQKTLSLKPDYPEAWNNLGMLAGQQGQMEEAIQNFRQSLALRPGYATALLNLGNVYRRKRSFSEAEVYLTQALALQPDDPEINYSLGMLYAQQNQSKTATDYLRKAITLRPDYPEALNNLGVLAVHDKNYAEAERQFQTCVHLVPTFDESYLNLARLYVLEGQRAKAREALQALLTLKPENTAAKQGIAVLDAQP, translated from the coding sequence ATGGCACTTCCACCTACTGGTTTCCAGCACTTGAGCCGACGCAGTCTCCTGAAGGGATTGGGGTTGACGCCTCTTCTTCTTCGTTCATCGCCCCTCATCGGCGAGTGGAACTCCGTTCTAAGCCCGGCGCCCGCCGCCTTGTCGTTGTCACTCGCTGATCTCCGCTACGAGCCAAGCTATCCGGCCAGGTCACCGCTTGAGGATGTGCTGCGCCGACTGCGTCCGGGGTCAGACGAGTTTGTCACTGAGGGCTACGCTCACGAGATCGGGCTGATTCTCGACAGCTGGACCGTTTGCCTGAAAGAACGAGATTTCGCCAAGCTCCGAAATTCTTTCCACGGTTCGTTGGAAGCAGCATCGTTTGTTCCAACGCACGAGGTGGCACTGCGCCAGGAAGCCAGCATCCACAGTTCCACGCGAGAATTCAACTCTGCGCTCACGCAACCGAGTGAACGCCTGGTGCAGGAGTTGGAGCGTTGGCTACCGTCAGGTCTGCACATTCGAGTTGCCGAGTTGGAGATCACAGCGATTGATGTGCTCTCAGGCAAACCTCTCAACGTGCGAACGACCGTTCGATACAGCATCGTCGCGACGTCATTGAAAGATGAGCGGGAACAGCGAGTTGGATTGTGGCAGATGGATTGGAGTCACACTTCTTCCGAAACCGATGCAGAGGCCTGGAAGTTGCGCCGCTGGCAGTCAACTGCGGAAAAACGAACGGCTCTACAGGGCCCCGCGTTTGTCGATATCACCCAGCGGTCGCTTGGTGAGGTTCCATCGTACAGAGAACAGTTGCTTCGAGGCGCAGATGAATGGCGCACGCAGTTGGATGGAGCCAGTGGCATTGATGTCTACGGCAACAATGGCGTGGCCGTCGGTGATTATGACGGTGATGGCTTCGATGATCTCTATGTGTGTCAGCCGGCTGGATTGCCGAACCGGTTGTACCGCAACCGTGGCGACGGCACTTTCGAAGATGTGACGGAGAAGGCCGGTGTGGCTGTGCTGGACAACACTGCCTGCGCCGTTTTTGCCGACTTCCGCAACATTGGCCGACAAGACCTGCTGGTGGTCTGTGGCACAGGGCCATTGCTCTTTCTCAATCGTGGCGACGGTACGTTCGAACGCAAGCATGACGCCTTCCGATTTGCCCATCCACCAGAGGGTACGTTCACCCATGCTGCTGTCGCTGACTACGATGGAGACGGCCGGCTCGACATCTACTTTTGTGTCTACAGTTATTACCTGGGATTGGATCAGTACCACTATCCAATGCCCTACTTTGACGCGCGTAACGGACCTCCTAACTTCCTGTTTCACAACGAAGGCGACGCGGCGTTTGTTGATCGGACAGATGCATCCGGGCTACGTGCAGAGAATGACCGCTACAGCTTCGCATGCGCATGGGGCGCATCGGGTACAACCGGTTCTCCAGACCTGTACGTAGTAAACGATTTTGGCCGTAACAATCTTTACCGCAATCAAGGAGACGGAACGTTTAAGGCAGTCTCCACGAAGGCTCACGTTGAAGACGTTGGTGCCGGGATGAGCGCAGCTTGGGCTGACGTTAACAACGATGGACATGCTGACCTCTACGTCGCCAACATGTGGTCTGCGGCCGGGCAGCGTGTCTCACAGCAGAAGCTGTTTCACGAGAAGAGTCCGGAGTCGATCCGTGCACTGTACCGCACGCATGCCCGTGGCAACGCGCTCTACCGCAATCAGGGTGACGGCACCTTTCAAAACGTCAGCGCATCAGCAGACGTTGAGGTGGGCCGTTGGGCCTGGTGCTCTGACTTTCTTGATTTTGACCACGATGGTTTCCAGGACATCTATGTAACAAACGGCTACATCACCGCTCCGGTGCAGGACGCGATCGCCGCCACTGAAGCAAAGCGGAACGTCAAAAGCCAAGACTCCAACGACATCGATCTCGGCAGCTTCTTCTGGCGCCAGGTGGTGGGAAAATCATCCGACGACGCAACGCCCTCGTTGGCGTATGAGCATGGTTGGAACGCACTGAATGAGTTGATCCGTACCGATAACTCCTGGAGTGGGAACGAACGCAATGTCTTACTTCTGAATAACCGTGATGGCACTTTCTCAGAAGTTTCCGGACCAGCGGGATTGGACTTTCTGGAGGACAGCCGTTCCTTCGCTCTGGCGGACATTGACCATGACGGTCGTCTCGAAATCATTCTGAAGAATCGTAGCGCTCCGCAGATCCGCATTCTTCGCAACACGCTGAAGAACATCGGCGGTTCCATCGCATTTCGCCTGCGCGGAACCAAGAGCAATCGTGATGCGATCGGTACGGCAATCACACTTACCGTGGGAGATTTAAAGCAGACGCGTTATGTGCAGGCTGGTTCAGGTTTTCTCGCACAGCATTCCAAGAACTTGTTCTTTGGAATTGGCAATGCGCAAACGTCGATCGATGCGACAGTACATTGGCCCAGCGGTCTGGTGCAGCAGTTCAAGGACCTACCAGCAAACCATCAGGTGGAACTCATCGAGGGGACAACCACCTTCACGGCGAAGCCGTTCGGCAACAGTCCAGCGATACACGAACCAGCGGCATCCGCACACGACCCACATATTTCTCCTGCGGAGCCTGTGTACACCTGGCTGTTGGATCCCTTGAAGGCGCCTGGATTCAGCCTTCCCGATCTTGCCGGGTCTATGCGGACGTTGTCCTCCACGGGGGGCAGCGTGGCGCTTCTCCACTTCTGGTCAGTCGACTCGCCAGCTTGCAGTGACCAACTACTGCGATTGCAGCGGGACCGGCAAGGTATGCAAGCGGCTGGAGTGGAACTTCTGGCAGTCAACGTCGACCGAGCGGAAAGCGTACAAAAAGCGCGCGAGTATGCCGCAAGGCAGAAACTCAACTTCCCTGTGCTCTTCGCAACCGAAGACATTGCGGGAATCTACAACATCATCTTTCGCTACCTGTACGATCGTCGCCGTAACCTGCCGCTGCCTGGATCGTTCCTGCTTGATCGGCAGGGCATGATCGTGAAGGTGTATCAAGGCATAGTCAGTGCGCAACAGGTGGTTGCCGACGCACGATCCCTTCCCGCAACGCAGCAGCAGCGATTTGCGAAAGCGCTTCCCTTCCCTGGCACACTGCACGAGGCTCAATTTGTTCGCAATGACTTCACCTATGGCGTAGCGATGTTCCAGCACGGGTACCTCGAACAGGCAGCCGAGTCCTTCCAGCAAGTGGTTGCTGCGAGACCGAATGATGCGGAGGGTTACTACAATCTCGGCACACTCAGTCTGCGCCGGAACCGCTTTGATGAGGCAAAGCAATATCTACAAAAAACCCTCAGTTTGAAGCCGGACTATCCGGAAGCATGGAACAACCTCGGCATGCTTGCAGGACAGCAGGGGCAGATGGAAGAGGCTATACAGAACTTCCGCCAATCCCTTGCGCTGCGACCGGGCTACGCAACCGCACTGCTGAATCTGGGAAACGTATACCGTCGCAAGCGATCCTTCAGCGAAGCGGAAGTTTACCTTACACAGGCACTTGCGCTTCAGCCAGATGATCCGGAAATTAACTACAGCCTGGGCATGCTGTACGCACAGCAGAATCAATCGAAGACGGCCACGGACTACCTACGTAAGGCAATCACTCTGCGGCCTGACTATCCTGAAGCCTTGAATAATCTTGGAGTGCTCGCCGTTCACGACAAGAATTATGCCGAGGCGGAACGGCAGTTCCAGACCTGCGTCCACCTTGTTCCCACCTTTGATGAGTCGTATTTGAACCTGGCCCGGCTCTACGTATTGGAAGGGCAAAGGGCAAAGGCGCGAGAGGCGTTACAGGCGTTGCTAACGCTCAAACCTGAGAACACTGCAGCCAAACAAGGCATCGCAGTACTCGACGCACAACCGTAG
- a CDS encoding TonB-dependent receptor yields MAFAHRILSGVRHFHLTAPVAGIVLMLGVGSAHAQVDQGAITGVVQDSTGASIPNADVKLLNTDQGISLESKTGDSGIYTFSPVRIGHYTITVSAPGFSATTQENLTVTVGQNLKVNIALKTGSTSETVTVSTAPPQLQADESSVGQIVDQHTINSLPLNGRNFTFLAQLSAGVNSSQADTRGNAASGAFTANGLQPAQNNYLLDGIDNNSNAADFLNGTNFVILPPVDAIQEFKVQTADFSAELGRSAGAVLNATIKSGTNSIHGAVWEFFRNDKLDAADWFENNNGRPKGRLRQNQFGASIGGPIFKNKAFFFGDYEGLRRVQGTVLPGSVPTALERNSGYTNLTDMITSQTGGNRTDYLGRSIPFGTVMDPATTRTVTAGVVDPVSGRTATTTGFARDPFGTCGPNTAAFTLAGCNLNQLPAGRIDPNAVKLLNLYPTPTSSGYSNNYANSPKLYEHRNAFDVRLDYNPEDKDQIFGRFSYVDDPQFVPSIFGGIADGGAFQQGIQTAQSQQAVLAYTHVFTPSTINVARIGFNHLHTTRSGPNSSVSGIPAQYGIQGIPQGNLNGGLPAILISGLSNLGTSDYLPSDEISQTFQFVDDFTKVYGKNSFKAGFEYQDVHFNTLQPPFGKGEFSYTGNFTGVPNQAGDLTGRAAFLLTPTAATVPNGIGYVGGSNQVQASAISKTYDARGYYAAYLQDDIKVTPSFTLNVGLRWDYFTPIAETNGAQANFVQGGPPNGTPTYIVPASGKAPRQFSSTANNPSLNGAGFLDLLAKDGINLLVTDQYGKGVLQTQKTNFAPRFGFAWTATPKLVIRSGIGLFFNAFENAGYGPNIGRNYPFSYSYTFQNNGSDSAPFGTGANPYGTCGTAGPGGSATMESGLTCASFTPLAVRASGIGLSGLQFDFKTPNTISSNLSIQYALTNNMSFTAAYVYTHASHLQASIGNNRVSQLIPNGTPLVRNVNNPDTPTNHNYIPFPDFATNGSYQRTLGASVYNGLQTKLEQRLAYGFTYLLTYTYSKTMTNSGDLLNGGSVSGFRAPYIPGFGTAADWSLAAFDIRNVFHGSGGYELPFGKNKKFLANAGKATNAVFGDWSLQYIVTLQNGQPITIGCPTAVTAGSSCYSVHAPGQDQKRGIRRVVVGNTSNLYWFNNPAAFQQPCPYTFNGPTPTIANCQMLTGQQALGATSATTYGPPFKRFDFSVFKNFKFSERVSMQFRSEFFNILNHPNFNAPGFGGNGVVAIGNSLNFNDTTNFGRIGSTRDAPNDPRQIQFALKLYY; encoded by the coding sequence ATGGCTTTTGCGCACAGAATACTCAGCGGAGTTCGACACTTTCATCTAACCGCTCCTGTTGCCGGCATAGTTCTTATGCTTGGGGTGGGTTCAGCCCATGCGCAGGTCGATCAGGGCGCCATCACAGGCGTGGTACAGGATTCCACCGGCGCGTCGATCCCGAACGCCGATGTGAAACTGCTGAACACCGATCAGGGAATCAGCCTTGAATCCAAGACCGGCGATAGCGGCATTTACACCTTTTCACCGGTCCGCATTGGGCATTACACCATCACTGTTTCAGCGCCGGGTTTTTCTGCGACAACACAAGAGAACCTGACCGTGACGGTCGGCCAGAATCTGAAAGTAAACATCGCTCTCAAGACGGGCTCCACATCAGAGACAGTGACTGTTTCTACGGCGCCTCCTCAGCTGCAGGCGGACGAATCTTCCGTCGGCCAGATCGTGGATCAGCACACCATTAATTCGCTGCCATTGAACGGTCGTAACTTCACGTTTCTTGCCCAGTTGAGCGCTGGCGTAAATAGCTCTCAGGCAGATACACGTGGCAATGCGGCTTCTGGAGCGTTTACTGCAAACGGCCTGCAACCGGCCCAGAACAACTATCTGCTTGACGGAATCGATAACAATTCCAACGCTGCCGACTTTCTGAACGGCACGAATTTCGTCATCCTACCGCCGGTAGATGCAATCCAAGAATTCAAGGTACAAACGGCAGATTTCAGCGCAGAGCTTGGTCGCTCCGCTGGTGCCGTGCTGAACGCAACCATCAAGTCAGGCACAAATTCTATCCACGGCGCAGTCTGGGAATTCTTCCGCAACGACAAGCTGGATGCAGCGGACTGGTTTGAGAACAACAACGGCCGTCCAAAGGGAAGGCTCCGGCAGAATCAGTTTGGCGCCTCAATCGGCGGACCAATCTTTAAAAACAAAGCCTTCTTCTTTGGCGATTACGAGGGCCTTCGGCGCGTGCAGGGCACGGTACTGCCCGGTTCGGTTCCCACCGCGCTGGAACGGAACAGCGGCTACACGAACCTTACAGACATGATCACGTCGCAGACAGGCGGAAATCGCACGGATTACCTGGGACGCAGCATCCCCTTTGGAACCGTCATGGATCCGGCAACCACCAGGACAGTGACCGCGGGCGTTGTTGATCCTGTCTCTGGAAGAACGGCGACAACTACCGGCTTCGCGCGAGACCCGTTCGGAACCTGCGGGCCAAACACTGCGGCGTTCACGCTGGCCGGCTGTAATCTGAACCAGCTTCCGGCAGGGCGCATAGACCCGAATGCCGTCAAGTTGTTGAATCTCTACCCCACGCCGACCTCATCGGGATATTCGAACAACTACGCCAACAGCCCCAAGCTGTATGAGCACCGCAATGCTTTCGACGTGCGATTGGACTACAACCCCGAAGACAAGGATCAGATCTTCGGCCGCTTCAGCTACGTGGACGATCCGCAGTTCGTACCGAGCATCTTTGGCGGAATCGCGGACGGCGGAGCCTTCCAGCAGGGCATTCAGACTGCACAGTCGCAACAGGCTGTGCTGGCTTATACACACGTATTCACCCCAAGCACCATCAATGTAGCCCGTATCGGATTCAACCACCTGCACACCACGCGCTCCGGTCCGAACAGCAGTGTGAGTGGCATCCCTGCGCAGTACGGTATCCAGGGAATCCCGCAAGGTAATCTTAACGGCGGCCTGCCGGCCATCTTAATATCTGGTCTCAGCAACCTGGGCACCAGCGACTATCTGCCCTCTGATGAAATCAGCCAGACATTCCAGTTCGTCGACGATTTCACCAAGGTGTATGGCAAGAACAGCTTCAAAGCCGGTTTCGAATATCAGGATGTTCACTTCAACACCCTGCAACCGCCATTCGGCAAGGGCGAGTTCAGCTATACCGGAAACTTCACCGGCGTTCCCAACCAGGCGGGTGATTTGACGGGTCGCGCTGCGTTCCTGCTGACGCCTACAGCTGCCACGGTTCCCAATGGAATTGGCTACGTCGGTGGCTCCAACCAGGTACAGGCTTCGGCCATCAGCAAGACCTATGACGCACGCGGCTACTATGCCGCTTATCTGCAGGACGACATCAAAGTTACCCCGTCGTTTACCTTGAACGTCGGTTTGCGTTGGGACTACTTCACTCCCATCGCAGAGACAAATGGAGCACAGGCGAACTTTGTACAGGGTGGTCCGCCGAACGGCACACCCACCTACATCGTGCCGGCCAGCGGCAAGGCGCCACGACAGTTTTCATCCACGGCCAACAATCCTTCTCTGAATGGCGCGGGCTTCCTGGATCTGCTGGCAAAGGATGGCATCAACCTCCTGGTGACGGATCAGTACGGCAAGGGAGTGCTCCAAACGCAGAAGACCAACTTTGCGCCGCGCTTCGGGTTTGCCTGGACTGCGACGCCCAAGCTTGTGATCCGCTCAGGTATCGGACTGTTCTTCAATGCATTCGAGAACGCAGGGTACGGACCCAACATTGGACGTAATTATCCGTTCTCGTACTCTTACACTTTCCAAAACAACGGATCGGACTCAGCGCCGTTTGGCACAGGTGCGAACCCATACGGAACCTGCGGGACAGCAGGACCTGGTGGAAGTGCGACGATGGAGTCTGGCCTGACATGCGCGTCGTTTACGCCCTTGGCGGTACGCGCATCTGGTATCGGTCTATCGGGACTGCAGTTTGATTTCAAGACGCCCAATACCATCAGCAGCAACTTGAGCATTCAGTACGCGCTCACCAACAACATGTCGTTCACCGCGGCGTATGTGTACACGCATGCCAGCCATCTGCAGGCAAGCATCGGAAACAATCGCGTGTCGCAACTGATTCCCAATGGCACGCCGTTGGTGCGTAACGTCAATAATCCTGATACACCGACCAACCATAACTACATCCCGTTCCCTGACTTCGCGACCAATGGCAGTTATCAGCGAACGCTGGGTGCGAGTGTGTACAACGGATTGCAGACCAAGCTCGAACAGAGGCTCGCATACGGTTTCACCTATCTGTTGACCTACACATATTCCAAAACGATGACGAACTCCGGAGATCTTTTGAACGGCGGCAGCGTGAGCGGCTTCCGAGCACCTTACATCCCTGGATTCGGTACGGCTGCGGACTGGAGCCTGGCGGCATTCGATATCCGCAATGTGTTCCACGGCAGCGGTGGTTATGAACTACCTTTTGGTAAAAACAAGAAGTTCCTCGCCAACGCTGGCAAGGCGACCAATGCGGTTTTCGGCGACTGGAGCCTGCAATACATCGTTACGCTTCAGAATGGCCAGCCAATCACCATCGGCTGCCCGACTGCAGTCACAGCCGGCTCAAGCTGCTACTCAGTGCATGCCCCTGGACAAGATCAGAAGCGGGGTATCCGTCGTGTGGTTGTGGGTAATACCTCCAACCTGTACTGGTTTAACAACCCGGCGGCCTTCCAGCAGCCCTGCCCTTACACCTTCAATGGACCTACGCCGACCATTGCGAATTGCCAGATGCTTACCGGACAGCAGGCACTTGGTGCAACCTCTGCTACGACCTACGGACCTCCGTTCAAGCGGTTTGATTTTTCGGTGTTCAAGAACTTCAAATTTAGTGAGCGGGTGTCGATGCAGTTCCGCTCTGAGTTCTTCAACATCCTGAATCATCCCAACTTCAACGCACCGGGCTTCGGCGGAAACGGCGTAGTTGCCATCGGCAACTCCCTCAACTTCAACGACACGACGAACTTTGGGCGAATTGGTTCAACGCGCGATGCTCCGAACGATCCGCGTCAGATTCAGTTCGCTCTCAAGCTGTACTACTAA